The sequence AACAAACAGGTAACCAGCCAGATGCCAGGCAACCTCCTGTCTTGTGTCTCACTTTTATAACAGCTTGCAGAGAGTTATGGCACCTTGAGGTGCCaatgggcagggaagggggttTGTTTCCAGGTGATCTTGTTCCAGCATGCTGGAGGGCAACTGGGCAGCTCATCCGTGGTGGTGTATGAATCTCATGGCCCCTTCCATCTGAAATGAGCCAGGCACTGTGTCCGTGGAGGAGCTGGGGCTATGTGCACGCTGGCCTGGAtcagcaggcagggcaggcagcaggcagtggGGAAGGACACTCCACCAGCGTGGGGGCTCCCACgctgcagtgctgggggctTCCAAGCAGCTCTGCCGGGCTCGGAGGCAGCTTTGCGGCGTCCGCCTGCCTCACCCCAGGCTTCCCTCTCTTCCAGTTCCGTAACTGCATGATCACAACCCTCTGCTGCGGCAAGAACCCGCTGGGCGACGAGGATACGTCTGCTGGCAAGACAGAGACCTCCTCCGTCTCCACCAGCCAGGTCTCCCCCGCGTAGGCCCCGCGGGGCAGCCGGTCCTCGGGGTGCGCGTCGTCGCCCCGGGAGCACGAACCTGCCCCCGCCACCGCCCGTCCCCGCTGCACCGCCGCGGGCCCTGCGGggtgggctcctctctcctggCACTAGGAACCCTGGGAACAAGGCTGTAAATGTGTACACAcgttttgtaattaaaatgcaaaggcTTTAGCTCCGCTGGCGTAAATCCGCCTTTCTGTTGACTTGCTGAGCGCTCGTGCCCTGCTCCGAGGGCAGACCCCGGCTCCGACGCCTGCGGTGCACGGCCCGAGCTGCCCTCGCCTCCCTGGCCCCAGTGTGACGGCCTGGCCGGTGCTGCCCAGCCGCTCGGCCCcgctggcagcagcaggtttgGCTGCTGCGAggtgcccccagccctgcccggtGCTCCCcgctccagccctgccccaccTCAGGCATGGCAGGAGCCCTGGGAGGCTCCGTCACCGCCCTGCCGGGACAGGGCACGGGGCCGATGCACTCGGGCCTCTCCATGTCGCAGAGGTGATGGCTGCGGATCCTGCCCAGCAAGCGGGCAGGACGGAGGGGGCCTGCTGGCACAGTAcagcacggcacggcacggcacggcacggcacagCGCAGCCACGGGTGTCTGCAGTCAGATGTGCGCGGGGAGGGCTGTGTGCTTGCTCCCGCGGGCGCCCGGTGTTTGCACCCTCGGCACATCCCTCCTGGATGTCCCCAGCAGACCCCTCCCACGGCCCCACCGTTCCTCCTCGGGCACCCTGGCCCGCGCCACGCTCCTCCCGCACGCTCCCGCTCCGCCGCGCGCAGTTTGGCACCAGCCCAAGTAGGAGGTTTTGGCCAGTGCTTGTGCTTTTGAGGATCCATGGGCGCATCGCTAAGCTTCCCTCCGCGCTGTAGCAGCAAGGCATGGGAGCATATGGCTCAGAGATGTCGACATATGTTTTGAGCACTACAAGATGGCATATTGCAATTGTAGCtgtgttcttcatttttatttttagctcagTTATACAAATAAGATGTTTTTCTCGCTGTTCAGTGTTATCAACATTTGAAACTATTTTTGTACATTATTATCCTCTCTGATTTCTAATCCTATGCAGCTTTGCAAAGTCTAATACGGAACATATAGAGCCCATGCAAGTTAAACCTTTAATAAAGAGCAATTTGCAAGTACAATtctctcattattttttttttttatcgATACTTCTGCATATTCAGTGAAATCTAAAGATTAGAGGTTTATGAATAATTCAGTGTTTAGGCTGATGCCTGATTCATGTACCTCAAATCTGGGAGTTAGTTttggagggaagaagaggaaggattGGGTGTTTATTTGCTGTCCATGAGGCAATGCTGGCACCATGGCTTTCCCACTGCCACAGGACCAGCCCCACCACATGGCCTGGCTCCAAGCCTGTGGGCTATCGCACCACACCATGCCCAGCCCTatggctggtgctgctgctgatcGGGGCAACCAAGGGTTTGGGATCCCCCTGCCAGCCCAGACAGGTGCTGGAAGCATCACAGAGCTGCCAGAGAGATGATGGCcagatgcaggaggaggagatggtTGGAGGAGATGCATCCAACCCCGCATGGCgccagcccctgcagccctcCTGTGTCCCCGCCGTCTCCTTCCTGGGAAATTTGGAAATGGACTGGAAATGGAGCAGGGAACATGCTGGCGGTGCTGGTTCAGGGGAGCCAGGCACACAGGGCCTCAGGTgcctctcccagctccttgctCCCGCTGGCACCTCGGTCCCCTGCCAGGATCTGGCCCCCGGGTTCAGCAGGTGGGTGCAGACCTTGACAAAAGTCCTTCTGGGCAGCGCTTTGCACGTACATTTGCACAGTAACACATCCACGAGTTGGGCTGTGACCCAGCCCAGTGTCACGTAATCCTGGCTTGCAGCTCCCCCCGGCTTTGACCCACGATGAGGATGGAAGCCCCGTGACTCTTGCGTAAAGAAGGGACTGACGTGGtgctgcagagaaacacagcGGTCCCCGAGGTGGGGACATTGGCACTGTTCCTGCACTAATGAGCAATCGGTGAATTACTCAGGCTCACCTTGAGAGCACCACAAATATCTTACCCTGATGGAACAGCGGGGAAAGTGTCCATGGGATCACAGGAGGACTTCTTTTTAACATGGCTATGACACAGAAGCGCCCTGAGTGCCTTGGGAACCCTGAATGGACAAGGGCTCAGCTCATACCTGGCCCATGGGACGATGTTGTCTGTGGTGTGGGGTGGTTGCTGTGCCAGGAGCTAACACAGAGGGGACATGGCGGGGCTGCccctgtgtggggctgggagtgCTCTCCCGCAGGCATGGTGGGATTTGGCAGCCAGGGGCAAATGAGGCCCTGGTGGTGAGCGCACCCGTGGTGAGTGCACCCGTGGTGCTCTGTGAGGGCATTGTTCCTCCTGCCTTCACTGGCCAACAAAGCAACTCACTGTGTTCCTCCTCTCATCTGTGGGACTGTTTCCCCCTCCCTGTTATCAGGCTCCCCTGGCAGTGCAGCCCCCTGCTTCCCCAGGTGAAGGGAGCTGGCACATCACAGCAGTGCACTGGGAATGGGCCCTCTGTGGGCCCTGGCTGGCTCCTCATTCACTCCACAGCAAGTGCCATCAGCAAGCTCCAATCCCAGCTTCCCGCCACCCTCCAAGCAGCAGGTAGGTGCCTTTCCGCTGTGTGTTCATGGGGGGTCATCACCCCATGATGCCCTTCTCCATACCCCCTGCTCAGACAGACCCCtgctcccccccagccccttgCAAAGGCTTTGCAGAGGGCACTTAGCCACCCGCTTACACTGGGCCCCCAACCATAGCAATTAGCAGCTCCTTACCAGCACCTGCAGTTAGGGTGCTACTCTGATAAATTAGCTGGAAGCAAACTGAGTGAGCCTGTGAGCAAGGGCAGAGGTGGTGTGGGTGGAGCTGCCTGGGAACAGGGCTTTGGGCTGGTGTGTGCTGCCATGGAGCATCAGCTGGGTAAGGGGTTTGCAGAGCGCTGCGAGGTCCCGGTGGGGCTCTGCTCAGGCTCTGGTGGCTGTGGGTCAGCTTCTGGGGGGCTTTGCAGCCCTCGAGGTGGGCCTGGGTCCAGGTCCCATGAGGTGTCTCTTTCCcagcagctgaagctgctggcacagcccagctcccaggTCTACTGGCTCAGCGCCGGAGCACTCTGCACCCCTCAACCATGCAAATGGTTATCGAGGCACTGCAGGCCAAGGACAGCAAGAAGGGCGCCTCTGCCACAGCCATCAAGAAGTTCATCCTGGCCAAGTACCCCACAGTGGATCCCATCCGCCTCAAGTACTGGCTGAAGGTGGCACTGAACAAAGGGCTGAGCCGTGGGGACCTGGTCCGGCCCCCCAACTCCACTGCCACAGGGGCTGCTGGCAGCTTCAAGGTGAGCAGGGGGATGCTGGCCCCACTGCAGTGTGGCTGGGGCCAACGTGCCCAACCCTGCTTCCACCCCTTCTCGCCCCTAGCTAGCCCCCAAGATGctcaagcagaagcagctgccagGCCAGGCGGATCCTGACAGAGGACAGCCCCTGAAGCCAGCACAGCATGGGACCACCAAGCCCAGCGAGGTGCCTGCGGCGGGTGCACGGCAGCCAGGTAAAGGGCTGGTGGTGCCATGAGTCACCCGGGGTGCCCCGGTCCCTGGAGGGGCTCCTGCCTGGGCTCATCCACCGCCCATCCCGCAGGTGCTGTGGAGGAGAAGCTGACAGCGGCGAAGCAGAAGCCGAGGGTGAAGCCCGTGAAGGTGAGCATGGCGTGGTGTGAGGCGGGCTAGCTGGTGGCAGTAGCTGCAGGTGCTCTCTCCCCTCCAGGCCCCACCTCCggcagcagcaaagcccaggAGCAATGGAGCGAAGCCCCCACAAGCTGTCGGCCACCCTCAGGCCCCCGGCAAGGGCTGTTCAGGGCCCTCCATGGCTCTGGCTGCTGAGAGTGCAGGAGGGGACAGTGATGACAACCCTGCGGGTGCCAGGGCAAAGCAGCCACGGAAGACCCCAGTGGGAAAGAGCAAGGGGAAGGCACCCAAGGGGGCCCAGCCAGAAGCACCCAAGGTGAAGGGGGGTGAAGGCAAGGTGAGGAAGCCCCGGGTGCAGCCAGGAGCTGGCGAGGGGGAGGCCAGCCTGAGGAAGGCAGTGCCCCCCCCAGCGGGCAGGAAGGCCCCATAGTGTGTCCTGGGCAGCCCTGCTTCCATGGGGGCCCGGCTGGGCTCAAGCCCTTGGGGTCTGTATTGGGTTTATTTCCAGGATAGGTTTTAACTCTCAGTTCATGTCCTGCTAATAAAGCTGCTTCACTCCCCTCATGGTGTGACTGCTGCCCTGCTCGTgggtctctgctgctgcactccTATCTCCCAGCACCAAAATCCCCATTCCTGGCCTCATCCTGTGTGGCATGGTGCTGCCCACAGCTGCCTGCTGTGCCTGCTCTCGTGGAGAGGTGCCCTGcctgtccccgtgtccccagcTCTGGGCTGCAGTGCCAGGGAGTGCTGGGCTTTgggtgctgtgtgtgtgtgcaggctGGTGGTGAGCCCCAGTGCGGGGTAACGGCCCATGTGGGGGCCCTGGGACCCACAGGACACAGCACAGTGGCACCCTGGGCACTGTGAAGCTCAGGCATGGCCAGTGCTGCCTGTGCGGGGTGGGTGCCCAGCCCTCTGCCCTCCTACCTGCCCTTGTGCTAATGCCTGGCTGAGCTGGGATTACAGGAGTGCCGGGGCAGCAGGTCCAGGGGCATGCCATGGGCAAGGGTCCTCAGTGCGGGTGCAGCTGCCAGTACTCTAACCATGGTATGAGGAAGGCAGAAGTGGTTTAGGGCTCAAAAAAGGAGTTTGGGGAATTTGCTTAAGACTGCAGCATTGCTTGTGCTCTTGTTACTTATCTGTGGCACAGTTCCCACCTCTAAACCTGTCTTGCTAGCTCCTGAAGATCAACATATGAGCACTTTCATTTAATAGCTTCAAGTGCCTGAATTTCTCTTGCTCCACATGGAACAGAGCCTTTCCAAAGGTCAGCCTGATAATGGAAAGGGTTACAGTCCTCCTGGGCAGGAGAAAATCAGTGGAAGTAAAACTCTCTTCCTAAAGAGGATTTTGCTAATCTTCAGCTGGCCTTGCCAATGCCCTCCAAGGCTTCTGGCCTTGCTCTGGGGCTTAAGCAAGAGCTGAGCAAACTAACTTCTCTTTAAACTTCAGCCTTGGCCATGTTGATCCATCTTTAATGGAGCCGAAACTCTCATCCCCCCAGGGACAGGGTGGGGGGATGCCGCAGCAATAACCGAGAAGAGCTCCCCCGCCCTCTGGTGTGGGTCAGCCTCGTCAGGCACTGCTCACTCCGTGGAAACGTCCCGTAAGGAAACTGGGAGAGAGCTGCGTCCTCTCACCAGGCTCTTGGTGTGAAACATGAGGTGCTTGCTTTACAGAGGCCATATCATTTAATGGCTGGATTTGGCTTCAGCTTTAGCTTCAAGAATCAACTTTCcagtgggaaaggaaaatcCCTCTGGTGTCTGGAAAGAGCAGCTTTTACTGGGGGAGGTGGAAAAGAGAGGATTTAGAAATACCATGGTTATTAAGACCTGTGGGCTGGTGTCATGATGCTGAACCCAGGATCCTTGAGGGGTGGTGATGGTGCAGAGCAGGCACTGGGCTCCCCGAGGCTGGGAGAAGGCACAGTCTTGCGGGCTGAGAGCACTTGGCAGAGGTGGCCCTGGGGACTACTGTGGTGTTACTGGGCTCTGTGTGGTCATGGGCACTGCTGTGGTGTTACTGCGCTcgctctctgtgtgtgtgtgtgtgagttcAGGTGCTGGTTGTGTCCTCACATGGCTCTCGCTGTGGTCTGGTGGGAGCTGTGGCAccgggcagcaggagctgcagcgAGCTCTGCGGGTAGTCAGGGCTCTGCAGGCCAGAGGGGCTAAACCCCACCTCGCATGGAAGCAAGCTGGTTATCAGCTTGCATGGTACGTCTTGGACATGCAAAGCTCGCTGCACGTGCCCCAGTGGGTGTCTGCCACAATATTTTGTGTCGTGTGCTCAGGGGCAGGAACTTCACTAGGCAGGTTTCAGCACCTTGTTTTATTACAAAGATAGGCTTTTCCAAGAGTCTGCCACTTCCACTAGACAGCAGGTAAGGGCACTACACCCACAACACGTGCCaaagtttaaaaacatgttaCAAAGGGCTCGGGGTTCAAGGCAACACTACAAACCCTCAAGCTTCTGCCCTGGTAAAGTTGTTCCTTTAAACTGGTTGTAgcaactcctttttttttttcttttttcctttttttttttttttttttttttctttttgctttgggtAAACTTAAATAATAAAGCAATAGCCCCAGTATATGGCCCAGTCAGATCACCTGGAGGCAAAACACACTGTCAGCTCACCTGTATCCCGTCCTTACAACAGCATGGGGCTATCGCTCCATGgccccttccccacctccagcCAAGCTCAACATTCTCTGCTACCCTGGTGCTCCTTGCCCTCGCCCCCGGTGCTGGGCCTGCCTGTGTCTCTGGCAGCTATTCACagtttctaaaaggaaaaaaaaattcaagggtttttttgtgtgaaatcactttcaaaataaaatgtagccCAGCTACATTCTTAGAGTTTCTATTCTGAAGCCACATCCTCAGCAAAGACATCGAAACCTCCACAGTGTATGTACTTTTTTTGTagttctcttaaaaaaaacctctgttcttcccctttcccaccccccaccccccccggcTTAACATACTGAATAAAGTCtatcatttgttttaaaatagatatctatatacacacacacagttctggtgttccaATTCCTGACAACTGTGGCATTACTGGGAATGATGGGATGGAGGCCACCTGTCCATGGCAGTGAGTCACCCAGGAGGAGTTTGGTGGACCAAAGTCATCTAACACCAGGTTGCATCCTCACCAGCTGATGGGTAGCAGAGGCTCACCTTAGACCCTGCCTGGAGTGAGGTAGTAACTTTTAATGTTCTATTTGGCAGTTTGGAAACACGGTGGCTACGGCTGGGTTTAGCTTTCATGGGCAGGTTGCCTTTGCCTGCATGCAAACGCTGGCTTCAAGCATTTGCCTGCAAGCAAACGCTGGCATTTGCTGTGGTCCAGCCTCTACAGAGGGGCCTCTGCAACACTTTATTTGCAGTGTGGGGTGCcggagctgctctgctggccTCCTGAGCATCATGCTGCCAGGGAACAGGGTGCAGACCCTTTACCTTTATCAGCCAAAAAAAGACTGGACACGCAGAACTGCGCTCTCTTTGCTGCTCTCAGGTCTCAACTATGGTGGGCTGGGTGCGAAGCGAGCAGAACACGCTGCTTCAGGAAGacacctctgcagcactgacctTGTTTTCAAGGATGATCgcagggagatgctggagcatgtggggcagaggggggAAGGTGCTACCTTGTGTTCTGCCCTGTGTGTGGCTCGAGCCCACTCGTGGAGGGTGTAAGCAGGAGCGGACCCCTTTTGGCATGATACTTACTACCCAGCTCCAGCTCACTGTGCACGCAGGTGGGGGaacctggggaggggggaacaGCCCTTCCCACAGTCTAATGTGGAACATGCTCCATAACAGCTGTCTCCATTAGGGGATAAAGTGCTTTCACCATGCCCCGGCTACTTGGGAAGCAACTGCTTTGTCTTAACCCCGAGTTCCCCATGTTGCCCAAGTCTCAGATGGACGAGTGGTTATGTTTACACATACAgtacaaaaattaaaaggcacaaaaatacacagaatgcAGCAGATAGTGATCAGCTGATAGAGTCCCTGGTGTTGGAAAAACAAGGATGTCGGAGGGGTGGTGTGGCAGGGAGCACAGGCGTTGCTCTGATGGCCTttgctgtctctgctccctgagGCTACCCTTCTGCTTTGTGTAATTGTTATGGCTTCTGCAGCCCCATCTCTGTCCTGAGGAACCACAAACAGGGATGCAGGGAGCCACTGACCGCTTGGGTGCTGATCAGAGGGAAACGGTGAACTGAGCTTGCCACAAGTGTCACGTCTCCATTTCTGGCTGGCAACAGCAAATAAATTATGGGTGCCACAGCGCAGACCAGAGGGGGTTTGAGCTGCTCAGAAAGGTGTCTCGTGGCTTCTTGTTGGGTGAGGAGCCCTTCAGCCACGGGCCAGGCCCGCCCCCACCGCGAGGCTGGTTTGAGATTGGCCCTGGCGGAGGCGATCCATGGCGTATCCGCGGCTGAAGGCAGGTTGCCTACAGCACTGAGCTACGGAGAAGGTCACTtccagggctgcagccagcctAGGCTTCACTGCAGCACTCGTAAATGTTATCTTCCATGAGTGCAATCACTTGCTCAAacttgtgctggagctgggtgcGCTTCGTCGTGGGGTTGGCGTCCAGGGCAGCCACGATCTGCAGGAGACAGGGAcaggagggtgctgaggctgtGCAGGTAGAACCTGCAGAACCCCAGTCCCACCTGGACCCCTGATGGGAAGAGCCCACCCTGCTCCACAGCCCCGGCACCCTCCGTCTGCTCTAGGGCAGAGCCGAGTCCTTGGGCAGGGgttgggagaggaggggaatgAAACCAAATCCACTGTGACAGTAAAGCCCACGGTGCGGAGCCAGCCCGCAGTGTGGGGGGTCGGGAGCAGCCAGGGCCGTGGGTGGGAAGTTATTTGAGTGCGGACTGCTTCAGCAtgctctgctctccagaaaGCATCTGCAGGTCTACACATCAGGACCCTGCTGCAGTCCAGCCCAGCCACACGCTGTTAAACCAGCCAGGAATAGCTGGGTTTCTCTTCCAAGAAGCTGTCAGCCAAGGGCTAGGAGAGCAGGTGCATCTGTGTGCGCATGTGTCACACATGTGCATGGGATTATGCAAGAAACAGTAATCCCTTTGCAGTGGGGCTGGATGCCGGTGTCTGGCTGCTTGGTTAACACACACCACTTGGTATTCCCTCCATGGGTATGCTGGGGCCGAGTGTGGCTGAACCCCCTTACCTGGGAGCGGTAGCGCTTGGCATATTTGTAGATCTCTGCCATGGCGACGTTGGTGTTGAATTCATTCCGGTATTTCTTTATAAAGACAGAACAAAGAGGGGAGGAGTATTAATGTGATGCAGCAAGTGAGTTCAAGCCCCATAAGCAGGCATTACCTAGATTAAAAGAAGGTTTTTGTCTGggtatttttgttcttgttgcaTTGATGCAACCAGACTTTCGATTTACTTCTTTAGGGAAAGTGCATTTGCTTACATCAGAAATGGTCTCAGTCTTTCTAAAGCCAGCCTTAGAGCCCACACTCCACAGCTCTGTTTACCTGTCTGTGCTCAAAGCCATTTCAATGGATAGGGCAGCACAACAGCTGGGCAGAGGAATGCCAAGGGAGAAAACCCGCTTGGTGCCTGAGGCTGAAGTGCCGCGGGAGATGGATTGATTCCGAGGAAGCCATAGCGCATCGCTGGCAGGCCATGGATCCGGAGCACGCTGCCGGTGTCCCGCATGCAGCCGCTGCCAGTGGGCCCCTGGGACTGGGCTGGTCCTGGCAGTTGGTGCCTGGGGGTAGCTGGCCAGggctgcaggactgcagggatCCTGTTCCAAGCTTCCCGGCGCTCTGGcactgaattttgctttcagctccAGTGGTGCCAAAGCTAGTTCGGTTCAAGCTAACTTGTGTGTATTTACTGCAGCTCTGGCAGTAATTGAAGATGCTTGGAATTAGGTCAGATGAAGTTCATGTGTGGAAGTTTGAGACAAAATACTCTTTGTTGGTTGCTCCTTGCAGCACCTAAGCAGTAGCTGGCTGCAGCCTGCGTGCCCCACGCCTTACCCGCGACTCCTCAGCCAGGTGAGCGTTCATCTCCTGCTCACTGAGCGGCGGCATGTCGTGGATTTGCTTGTAGTATCGCTGCA comes from Strigops habroptila isolate Jane chromosome 11, bStrHab1.2.pri, whole genome shotgun sequence and encodes:
- the LOC115614846 gene encoding histone H1oo, with the protein product MLAVLVQGSQAHRASGASPSSLLPLAPRSPARIWPPGSAASAISKLQSQLPATLQAAGVSFPAAEAAGTAQLPGLLAQRRSTLHPSTMQMVIEALQAKDSKKGASATAIKKFILAKYPTVDPIRLKYWLKVALNKGLSRGDLVRPPNSTATGAAGSFKLAPKMLKQKQLPGQADPDRGQPLKPAQHGTTKPSEVPAAGARQPGAVEEKLTAAKQKPRVKPVKAPPPAAAKPRSNGAKPPQAVGHPQAPGKGCSGPSMALAAESAGGDSDDNPAGARAKQPRKTPVGKSKGKAPKGAQPEAPKVKGGEGKVRKPRVQPGAGEGEASLRKAVPPPAGRKAP